From Cannabis sativa cultivar Pink pepper isolate KNU-18-1 chromosome 8, ASM2916894v1, whole genome shotgun sequence, a single genomic window includes:
- the LOC115698550 gene encoding uncharacterized protein LOC115698550 isoform X3, with the protein MDIEGDENKSIINVEAIDNGSESIISIFEISSDSVAETQSQPLLEISDDNTSTSHPADHTDKLDFTIDVSGSSNKKLLEEHDDGSDKIEYLTPHIMSSSTPSLSLSSSSSTSSSSSDLPIDLSQVDTNEEEAAGIEISIIEDDDDDDDEVSISSEGGGSSKSERQGMSPLILELMTPQANSSSDDVMIHESNVHGMSSPKIQTMERFGGGYDPKRIPSSVFEISKTTTPMEWSAASNESLFSIHVGNSSFSRDNLFAYNDSVAKSGELTKSGSAVVQNDGGGGMKEKTTKDTIKPPPPTTTADDTPSTTNKAPTAPLSSNSSSHSHQSDGSAASVRSFAFPVKKNKKCAWRSCYFSNCSWAFCYFRWSRCQCSWQSCYCSNCSWAFCYGWNCSKIRMCCHSSSMYASFSAILPGSMKSESARPDNEQLHPDSLGGGLNTSNSALKRWCPCFSWCSCRPAWCCSWPTYCCSTCCGS; encoded by the exons ATGGACATAGAAGGTGATGAAAACAAAAGCATTATAAATGTAGAGGCAATTGATAATGGAAGTGAAAGTATTATTAGTATATTCGAAATTTCTTCAGATTCAGTTGCCGAGACCCAATCACAACCATTGCTTGAGATATCCGATGACAATACAAGCACTAGTCACCCTGCAGATCATACTGATAAATTAGATTTTACAATAGATGTTAGTGGAAGTAGTAATAAGAAATTATTAGAGGAGCATGATGATGGGAGTGATAAGATTGAGTACTTAACACCACACATAATGTCTTCATCAACACCATCATTGTCATTGTCCTCTTCCTCTTCCACGTCATCATCTTCATCAGACTTGCCAATTGATCTTTCACAAGTAGACACAAATGAAGAAGAGGCTGCAGGTATTGAAATATCAATAatagaagatgatgatgatgatgatgatgaagtgaGCATTTCCAGTGAAGGTGGTGGTTCTTCCAAATCTGAGAGACAAGGGATGAGCCCTCTAATTCTGGAATTGATGACACCTCAAGCTAATTCATCTTCTGATGATGTTATGATTCACGAATCGAATGTTCATGGCATGTCATCTCCAAAAATACAGACGATGGAAAGGTTTGGTGGTGGTTATGATCCTAAGAGGATTCCATCTTCTGTGTTTGAAATAAGTAAAACCACAACGCCAATGGAATGGAGTGCGGCATCCAATGAGTCCTTGTTTAGCATTCACGTAGGGAATTCTAGTTTCTCAAGAGATAATTTGTTTGCTTATAACGATAGTGTTGCAAAGTCAGGGGAACTTACCAAATCAG GATCAGCTGTTGTTCAGAATGATGGTGGCGGTGGGATGAAAGAGAAAACCACCAAGGACACAATAAAGCCGCCTCCCCCGACGACAACTGCAGATGATACTCCTAGCACGACAAATAAGGCACCAACGGCTCCCTTATCCTCCAATTCCTCTAGCCATTCTCACCAGTCTGATGGGAGTGCAGCAAGTGTACGCTCTTTCGCTTTTCCAGT AAAGAAAAACAAGAAGTGTGCATGGAGATCGTGCTACTTTTCCAATTGTAGTTGGGCGTTCTGCTACTTTAGATGGTCAAGGTGCCAATGTTCATGGCAAAGCTGCTACTGTTCAAATTGTAGCTGGGCGTTCTGCTATGGTTGGAACTGTAGCAAAATAAGAATGTGTTGTCATTCTTCTTCCATGTACGCTTCTTTCTCTGCCAT TTTGCCAGGGAGCATGAAAAGCGAATCGGCAAGGCCAGATAATGAGCAGTTGCATCCAGATTCATTGGGTGGTGGCCTTAACACATCAAATTCAGCTCTCAAACGTTGGTGTCCTTGTTTCTCTTGGTGCTCATGTAGGCCAGCTTGGTGTTGTTCTTGGCCTACTTATTGCTGTAGTACTTGTTGTGGAtcatag
- the LOC115698550 gene encoding uncharacterized protein LOC115698550 isoform X4, whose product MDIEGDENKSIINVEAIDNGSESIISIFEISSDSVAETQSQPLLEISDDNTSTSHPADHTDKLDFTIDVSGSSNKKLLEEHDDGSDKIEYLTPHIMSSSTPSLSLSSSSSTSSSSSDLPIDLSQVDTNEEEAAGIEISIIEDDDDDDDEVSISSEGGGSSKSERQGMSPLILELMTPQANSSSDDVMIHESNVHGMSSPKIQTMERFGGGYDPKRIPSSVFEISKTTTPMEWSAASNESLFSIHVGNSSFSRDNLFAYNDSVAKSGELTKSGSAVVQNDGGGGMKEKTTKDTIKPPPPTTTADDTPSTTNKAPTAPLSSNSSSHSHQSDGSAASVRSFAFPVKKNKKCAWRSCYFSNCSWAFCYFRWSRCQCSWQSCYCSNCSWAFCYGWNCSKIRMCCHSSSILPGSMKSESARPDNEQLHPDSLGGGLNTSNSALKRWCPCFSWCSCRPAWCCSWPTYCCSTCCGS is encoded by the exons ATGGACATAGAAGGTGATGAAAACAAAAGCATTATAAATGTAGAGGCAATTGATAATGGAAGTGAAAGTATTATTAGTATATTCGAAATTTCTTCAGATTCAGTTGCCGAGACCCAATCACAACCATTGCTTGAGATATCCGATGACAATACAAGCACTAGTCACCCTGCAGATCATACTGATAAATTAGATTTTACAATAGATGTTAGTGGAAGTAGTAATAAGAAATTATTAGAGGAGCATGATGATGGGAGTGATAAGATTGAGTACTTAACACCACACATAATGTCTTCATCAACACCATCATTGTCATTGTCCTCTTCCTCTTCCACGTCATCATCTTCATCAGACTTGCCAATTGATCTTTCACAAGTAGACACAAATGAAGAAGAGGCTGCAGGTATTGAAATATCAATAatagaagatgatgatgatgatgatgatgaagtgaGCATTTCCAGTGAAGGTGGTGGTTCTTCCAAATCTGAGAGACAAGGGATGAGCCCTCTAATTCTGGAATTGATGACACCTCAAGCTAATTCATCTTCTGATGATGTTATGATTCACGAATCGAATGTTCATGGCATGTCATCTCCAAAAATACAGACGATGGAAAGGTTTGGTGGTGGTTATGATCCTAAGAGGATTCCATCTTCTGTGTTTGAAATAAGTAAAACCACAACGCCAATGGAATGGAGTGCGGCATCCAATGAGTCCTTGTTTAGCATTCACGTAGGGAATTCTAGTTTCTCAAGAGATAATTTGTTTGCTTATAACGATAGTGTTGCAAAGTCAGGGGAACTTACCAAATCAG GATCAGCTGTTGTTCAGAATGATGGTGGCGGTGGGATGAAAGAGAAAACCACCAAGGACACAATAAAGCCGCCTCCCCCGACGACAACTGCAGATGATACTCCTAGCACGACAAATAAGGCACCAACGGCTCCCTTATCCTCCAATTCCTCTAGCCATTCTCACCAGTCTGATGGGAGTGCAGCAAGTGTACGCTCTTTCGCTTTTCCAGT AAAGAAAAACAAGAAGTGTGCATGGAGATCGTGCTACTTTTCCAATTGTAGTTGGGCGTTCTGCTACTTTAGATGGTCAAGGTGCCAATGTTCATGGCAAAGCTGCTACTGTTCAAATTGTAGCTGGGCGTTCTGCTATGGTTGGAACTGTAGCAAAATAAGAATGTGTTGTCATTCTTCTTCCAT TTTGCCAGGGAGCATGAAAAGCGAATCGGCAAGGCCAGATAATGAGCAGTTGCATCCAGATTCATTGGGTGGTGGCCTTAACACATCAAATTCAGCTCTCAAACGTTGGTGTCCTTGTTTCTCTTGGTGCTCATGTAGGCCAGCTTGGTGTTGTTCTTGGCCTACTTATTGCTGTAGTACTTGTTGTGGAtcatag
- the LOC115698550 gene encoding suppressor protein SRP40 isoform X6, whose amino-acid sequence MDIEGDENKSIINVEAIDNGSESIISIFEISSDSVAETQSQPLLEISDDNTSTSHPADHTDKLDFTIDVSGSSNKKLLEEHDDGSDKIEYLTPHIMSSSTPSLSLSSSSSTSSSSSDLPIDLSQVDTNEEEAAGIEISIIEDDDDDDDEVSISSEGGGSSKSERQGMSPLILELMTPQANSSSDDVMIHESNVHGMSSPKIQTMERFGGGYDPKRIPSSVFEISKTTTPMEWSAASNESLFSIHVGNSSFSRDNLFAYNDSVAKSGELTKSGSAVVQNDGGGGMKEKTTKDTIKPPPPTTTADDTPSTTNKAPTAPLSSNSSSHSHQSDGSAASVRSFAFPVLPGSMKSESARPDNEQLHPDSLGGGLNTSNSALKRWCPCFSWCSCRPAWCCSWPTYCCSTCCGS is encoded by the exons ATGGACATAGAAGGTGATGAAAACAAAAGCATTATAAATGTAGAGGCAATTGATAATGGAAGTGAAAGTATTATTAGTATATTCGAAATTTCTTCAGATTCAGTTGCCGAGACCCAATCACAACCATTGCTTGAGATATCCGATGACAATACAAGCACTAGTCACCCTGCAGATCATACTGATAAATTAGATTTTACAATAGATGTTAGTGGAAGTAGTAATAAGAAATTATTAGAGGAGCATGATGATGGGAGTGATAAGATTGAGTACTTAACACCACACATAATGTCTTCATCAACACCATCATTGTCATTGTCCTCTTCCTCTTCCACGTCATCATCTTCATCAGACTTGCCAATTGATCTTTCACAAGTAGACACAAATGAAGAAGAGGCTGCAGGTATTGAAATATCAATAatagaagatgatgatgatgatgatgatgaagtgaGCATTTCCAGTGAAGGTGGTGGTTCTTCCAAATCTGAGAGACAAGGGATGAGCCCTCTAATTCTGGAATTGATGACACCTCAAGCTAATTCATCTTCTGATGATGTTATGATTCACGAATCGAATGTTCATGGCATGTCATCTCCAAAAATACAGACGATGGAAAGGTTTGGTGGTGGTTATGATCCTAAGAGGATTCCATCTTCTGTGTTTGAAATAAGTAAAACCACAACGCCAATGGAATGGAGTGCGGCATCCAATGAGTCCTTGTTTAGCATTCACGTAGGGAATTCTAGTTTCTCAAGAGATAATTTGTTTGCTTATAACGATAGTGTTGCAAAGTCAGGGGAACTTACCAAATCAG GATCAGCTGTTGTTCAGAATGATGGTGGCGGTGGGATGAAAGAGAAAACCACCAAGGACACAATAAAGCCGCCTCCCCCGACGACAACTGCAGATGATACTCCTAGCACGACAAATAAGGCACCAACGGCTCCCTTATCCTCCAATTCCTCTAGCCATTCTCACCAGTCTGATGGGAGTGCAGCAAGTGTACGCTCTTTCGCTTTTCCAGT TTTGCCAGGGAGCATGAAAAGCGAATCGGCAAGGCCAGATAATGAGCAGTTGCATCCAGATTCATTGGGTGGTGGCCTTAACACATCAAATTCAGCTCTCAAACGTTGGTGTCCTTGTTTCTCTTGGTGCTCATGTAGGCCAGCTTGGTGTTGTTCTTGGCCTACTTATTGCTGTAGTACTTGTTGTGGAtcatag
- the LOC115698550 gene encoding suppressor protein SRP40 isoform X1, whose product MDIEGDENKSIINVEAIDNGSESIISIFEISSDSVAETQSQPLLEISDDNTSTSHPADHTDKLDFTIDVSGSSNKKLLEEHDDGSDKIEYLTPHIMSSSTPSLSLSSSSSTSSSSSDLPIDLSQVDTNEEEAAGIEISIIEDDDDDDDEVSISSEGGGSSKSERQGMSPLILELMTPQANSSSDDVMIHESNVHGMSSPKIQTMERFGGGYDPKRIPSSVFEISKTTTPMEWSAASNESLFSIHVGNSSFSRDNLFAYNDSVAKSGELTKSGDELVMFSPCTVSVPTVGLNRKSFEVENEFAGSAVVQNDGGGGMKEKTTKDTIKPPPPTTTADDTPSTTNKAPTAPLSSNSSSHSHQSDGSAASVRSFAFPVKKNKKCAWRSCYFSNCSWAFCYFRWSRCQCSWQSCYCSNCSWAFCYGWNCSKIRMCCHSSSMYASFSAILPGSMKSESARPDNEQLHPDSLGGGLNTSNSALKRWCPCFSWCSCRPAWCCSWPTYCCSTCCGS is encoded by the exons ATGGACATAGAAGGTGATGAAAACAAAAGCATTATAAATGTAGAGGCAATTGATAATGGAAGTGAAAGTATTATTAGTATATTCGAAATTTCTTCAGATTCAGTTGCCGAGACCCAATCACAACCATTGCTTGAGATATCCGATGACAATACAAGCACTAGTCACCCTGCAGATCATACTGATAAATTAGATTTTACAATAGATGTTAGTGGAAGTAGTAATAAGAAATTATTAGAGGAGCATGATGATGGGAGTGATAAGATTGAGTACTTAACACCACACATAATGTCTTCATCAACACCATCATTGTCATTGTCCTCTTCCTCTTCCACGTCATCATCTTCATCAGACTTGCCAATTGATCTTTCACAAGTAGACACAAATGAAGAAGAGGCTGCAGGTATTGAAATATCAATAatagaagatgatgatgatgatgatgatgaagtgaGCATTTCCAGTGAAGGTGGTGGTTCTTCCAAATCTGAGAGACAAGGGATGAGCCCTCTAATTCTGGAATTGATGACACCTCAAGCTAATTCATCTTCTGATGATGTTATGATTCACGAATCGAATGTTCATGGCATGTCATCTCCAAAAATACAGACGATGGAAAGGTTTGGTGGTGGTTATGATCCTAAGAGGATTCCATCTTCTGTGTTTGAAATAAGTAAAACCACAACGCCAATGGAATGGAGTGCGGCATCCAATGAGTCCTTGTTTAGCATTCACGTAGGGAATTCTAGTTTCTCAAGAGATAATTTGTTTGCTTATAACGATAGTGTTGCAAAGTCAGGGGAACTTACCAAATCAGGTGATGAATTAGTAATGTTCAGTCCTTGTACTGTTTCGGTTCCAACTGTGGGACTTAATAGAAAAAGTTTTGAAGTGGAGAATGAGTTTGCAGGATCAGCTGTTGTTCAGAATGATGGTGGCGGTGGGATGAAAGAGAAAACCACCAAGGACACAATAAAGCCGCCTCCCCCGACGACAACTGCAGATGATACTCCTAGCACGACAAATAAGGCACCAACGGCTCCCTTATCCTCCAATTCCTCTAGCCATTCTCACCAGTCTGATGGGAGTGCAGCAAGTGTACGCTCTTTCGCTTTTCCAGT AAAGAAAAACAAGAAGTGTGCATGGAGATCGTGCTACTTTTCCAATTGTAGTTGGGCGTTCTGCTACTTTAGATGGTCAAGGTGCCAATGTTCATGGCAAAGCTGCTACTGTTCAAATTGTAGCTGGGCGTTCTGCTATGGTTGGAACTGTAGCAAAATAAGAATGTGTTGTCATTCTTCTTCCATGTACGCTTCTTTCTCTGCCAT TTTGCCAGGGAGCATGAAAAGCGAATCGGCAAGGCCAGATAATGAGCAGTTGCATCCAGATTCATTGGGTGGTGGCCTTAACACATCAAATTCAGCTCTCAAACGTTGGTGTCCTTGTTTCTCTTGGTGCTCATGTAGGCCAGCTTGGTGTTGTTCTTGGCCTACTTATTGCTGTAGTACTTGTTGTGGAtcatag
- the LOC115698550 gene encoding suppressor protein SRP40 isoform X5 codes for MDIEGDENKSIINVEAIDNGSESIISIFEISSDSVAETQSQPLLEISDDNTSTSHPADHTDKLDFTIDVSGSSNKKLLEEHDDGSDKIEYLTPHIMSSSTPSLSLSSSSSTSSSSSDLPIDLSQVDTNEEEAAGIEISIIEDDDDDDDEVSISSEGGGSSKSERQGMSPLILELMTPQANSSSDDVMIHESNVHGMSSPKIQTMERFGGGYDPKRIPSSVFEISKTTTPMEWSAASNESLFSIHVGNSSFSRDNLFAYNDSVAKSGELTKSGDELVMFSPCTVSVPTVGLNRKSFEVENEFAGSAVVQNDGGGGMKEKTTKDTIKPPPPTTTADDTPSTTNKAPTAPLSSNSSSHSHQSDGSAASVRSFAFPVLPGSMKSESARPDNEQLHPDSLGGGLNTSNSALKRWCPCFSWCSCRPAWCCSWPTYCCSTCCGS; via the exons ATGGACATAGAAGGTGATGAAAACAAAAGCATTATAAATGTAGAGGCAATTGATAATGGAAGTGAAAGTATTATTAGTATATTCGAAATTTCTTCAGATTCAGTTGCCGAGACCCAATCACAACCATTGCTTGAGATATCCGATGACAATACAAGCACTAGTCACCCTGCAGATCATACTGATAAATTAGATTTTACAATAGATGTTAGTGGAAGTAGTAATAAGAAATTATTAGAGGAGCATGATGATGGGAGTGATAAGATTGAGTACTTAACACCACACATAATGTCTTCATCAACACCATCATTGTCATTGTCCTCTTCCTCTTCCACGTCATCATCTTCATCAGACTTGCCAATTGATCTTTCACAAGTAGACACAAATGAAGAAGAGGCTGCAGGTATTGAAATATCAATAatagaagatgatgatgatgatgatgatgaagtgaGCATTTCCAGTGAAGGTGGTGGTTCTTCCAAATCTGAGAGACAAGGGATGAGCCCTCTAATTCTGGAATTGATGACACCTCAAGCTAATTCATCTTCTGATGATGTTATGATTCACGAATCGAATGTTCATGGCATGTCATCTCCAAAAATACAGACGATGGAAAGGTTTGGTGGTGGTTATGATCCTAAGAGGATTCCATCTTCTGTGTTTGAAATAAGTAAAACCACAACGCCAATGGAATGGAGTGCGGCATCCAATGAGTCCTTGTTTAGCATTCACGTAGGGAATTCTAGTTTCTCAAGAGATAATTTGTTTGCTTATAACGATAGTGTTGCAAAGTCAGGGGAACTTACCAAATCAGGTGATGAATTAGTAATGTTCAGTCCTTGTACTGTTTCGGTTCCAACTGTGGGACTTAATAGAAAAAGTTTTGAAGTGGAGAATGAGTTTGCAGGATCAGCTGTTGTTCAGAATGATGGTGGCGGTGGGATGAAAGAGAAAACCACCAAGGACACAATAAAGCCGCCTCCCCCGACGACAACTGCAGATGATACTCCTAGCACGACAAATAAGGCACCAACGGCTCCCTTATCCTCCAATTCCTCTAGCCATTCTCACCAGTCTGATGGGAGTGCAGCAAGTGTACGCTCTTTCGCTTTTCCAGT TTTGCCAGGGAGCATGAAAAGCGAATCGGCAAGGCCAGATAATGAGCAGTTGCATCCAGATTCATTGGGTGGTGGCCTTAACACATCAAATTCAGCTCTCAAACGTTGGTGTCCTTGTTTCTCTTGGTGCTCATGTAGGCCAGCTTGGTGTTGTTCTTGGCCTACTTATTGCTGTAGTACTTGTTGTGGAtcatag
- the LOC115698550 gene encoding suppressor protein SRP40 isoform X2: protein MDIEGDENKSIINVEAIDNGSESIISIFEISSDSVAETQSQPLLEISDDNTSTSHPADHTDKLDFTIDVSGSSNKKLLEEHDDGSDKIEYLTPHIMSSSTPSLSLSSSSSTSSSSSDLPIDLSQVDTNEEEAAGIEISIIEDDDDDDDEVSISSEGGGSSKSERQGMSPLILELMTPQANSSSDDVMIHESNVHGMSSPKIQTMERFGGGYDPKRIPSSVFEISKTTTPMEWSAASNESLFSIHVGNSSFSRDNLFAYNDSVAKSGELTKSGDELVMFSPCTVSVPTVGLNRKSFEVENEFAGSAVVQNDGGGGMKEKTTKDTIKPPPPTTTADDTPSTTNKAPTAPLSSNSSSHSHQSDGSAASVRSFAFPVKKNKKCAWRSCYFSNCSWAFCYFRWSRCQCSWQSCYCSNCSWAFCYGWNCSKIRMCCHSSSILPGSMKSESARPDNEQLHPDSLGGGLNTSNSALKRWCPCFSWCSCRPAWCCSWPTYCCSTCCGS, encoded by the exons ATGGACATAGAAGGTGATGAAAACAAAAGCATTATAAATGTAGAGGCAATTGATAATGGAAGTGAAAGTATTATTAGTATATTCGAAATTTCTTCAGATTCAGTTGCCGAGACCCAATCACAACCATTGCTTGAGATATCCGATGACAATACAAGCACTAGTCACCCTGCAGATCATACTGATAAATTAGATTTTACAATAGATGTTAGTGGAAGTAGTAATAAGAAATTATTAGAGGAGCATGATGATGGGAGTGATAAGATTGAGTACTTAACACCACACATAATGTCTTCATCAACACCATCATTGTCATTGTCCTCTTCCTCTTCCACGTCATCATCTTCATCAGACTTGCCAATTGATCTTTCACAAGTAGACACAAATGAAGAAGAGGCTGCAGGTATTGAAATATCAATAatagaagatgatgatgatgatgatgatgaagtgaGCATTTCCAGTGAAGGTGGTGGTTCTTCCAAATCTGAGAGACAAGGGATGAGCCCTCTAATTCTGGAATTGATGACACCTCAAGCTAATTCATCTTCTGATGATGTTATGATTCACGAATCGAATGTTCATGGCATGTCATCTCCAAAAATACAGACGATGGAAAGGTTTGGTGGTGGTTATGATCCTAAGAGGATTCCATCTTCTGTGTTTGAAATAAGTAAAACCACAACGCCAATGGAATGGAGTGCGGCATCCAATGAGTCCTTGTTTAGCATTCACGTAGGGAATTCTAGTTTCTCAAGAGATAATTTGTTTGCTTATAACGATAGTGTTGCAAAGTCAGGGGAACTTACCAAATCAGGTGATGAATTAGTAATGTTCAGTCCTTGTACTGTTTCGGTTCCAACTGTGGGACTTAATAGAAAAAGTTTTGAAGTGGAGAATGAGTTTGCAGGATCAGCTGTTGTTCAGAATGATGGTGGCGGTGGGATGAAAGAGAAAACCACCAAGGACACAATAAAGCCGCCTCCCCCGACGACAACTGCAGATGATACTCCTAGCACGACAAATAAGGCACCAACGGCTCCCTTATCCTCCAATTCCTCTAGCCATTCTCACCAGTCTGATGGGAGTGCAGCAAGTGTACGCTCTTTCGCTTTTCCAGT AAAGAAAAACAAGAAGTGTGCATGGAGATCGTGCTACTTTTCCAATTGTAGTTGGGCGTTCTGCTACTTTAGATGGTCAAGGTGCCAATGTTCATGGCAAAGCTGCTACTGTTCAAATTGTAGCTGGGCGTTCTGCTATGGTTGGAACTGTAGCAAAATAAGAATGTGTTGTCATTCTTCTTCCAT TTTGCCAGGGAGCATGAAAAGCGAATCGGCAAGGCCAGATAATGAGCAGTTGCATCCAGATTCATTGGGTGGTGGCCTTAACACATCAAATTCAGCTCTCAAACGTTGGTGTCCTTGTTTCTCTTGGTGCTCATGTAGGCCAGCTTGGTGTTGTTCTTGGCCTACTTATTGCTGTAGTACTTGTTGTGGAtcatag
- the LOC115698550 gene encoding suppressor protein SRP40 isoform X8: MDIEGDENKSIINVEAIDNGSESIISIFEISSDSVAETQSQPLLEISDDNTSTSHPADHTDKLDFTIDVSGSSNKKLLEEHDDGSDKIEYLTPHIMSSSTPSLSLSSSSSTSSSSSDLPIDLSQVDTNEEEAAGIEISIIEDDDDDDDEVSISSEGGGSSKSERQGMSPLILELMTPQANSSSDDVMIHESNVHGMSSPKIQTMERFGGGYDPKRIPSSVFEISKTTTPMEWSAASNESLFSIHVGNSSFSRDNLFAYNDSVAKSGELTKSGSAVVQNDGGGGMKEKTTKDTIKPPPPTTTADDTPSTTNKAPTAPLSSNSSSHSHQSDGSAASFAREHEKRIGKAR; the protein is encoded by the exons ATGGACATAGAAGGTGATGAAAACAAAAGCATTATAAATGTAGAGGCAATTGATAATGGAAGTGAAAGTATTATTAGTATATTCGAAATTTCTTCAGATTCAGTTGCCGAGACCCAATCACAACCATTGCTTGAGATATCCGATGACAATACAAGCACTAGTCACCCTGCAGATCATACTGATAAATTAGATTTTACAATAGATGTTAGTGGAAGTAGTAATAAGAAATTATTAGAGGAGCATGATGATGGGAGTGATAAGATTGAGTACTTAACACCACACATAATGTCTTCATCAACACCATCATTGTCATTGTCCTCTTCCTCTTCCACGTCATCATCTTCATCAGACTTGCCAATTGATCTTTCACAAGTAGACACAAATGAAGAAGAGGCTGCAGGTATTGAAATATCAATAatagaagatgatgatgatgatgatgatgaagtgaGCATTTCCAGTGAAGGTGGTGGTTCTTCCAAATCTGAGAGACAAGGGATGAGCCCTCTAATTCTGGAATTGATGACACCTCAAGCTAATTCATCTTCTGATGATGTTATGATTCACGAATCGAATGTTCATGGCATGTCATCTCCAAAAATACAGACGATGGAAAGGTTTGGTGGTGGTTATGATCCTAAGAGGATTCCATCTTCTGTGTTTGAAATAAGTAAAACCACAACGCCAATGGAATGGAGTGCGGCATCCAATGAGTCCTTGTTTAGCATTCACGTAGGGAATTCTAGTTTCTCAAGAGATAATTTGTTTGCTTATAACGATAGTGTTGCAAAGTCAGGGGAACTTACCAAATCAG GATCAGCTGTTGTTCAGAATGATGGTGGCGGTGGGATGAAAGAGAAAACCACCAAGGACACAATAAAGCCGCCTCCCCCGACGACAACTGCAGATGATACTCCTAGCACGACAAATAAGGCACCAACGGCTCCCTTATCCTCCAATTCCTCTAGCCATTCTCACCAGTCTGATGGGAGTGCAGCAAGT TTTGCCAGGGAGCATGAAAAGCGAATCGGCAAGGCCAGATAA
- the LOC115698550 gene encoding suppressor protein SRP40 isoform X7 — MDIEGDENKSIINVEAIDNGSESIISIFEISSDSVAETQSQPLLEISDDNTSTSHPADHTDKLDFTIDVSGSSNKKLLEEHDDGSDKIEYLTPHIMSSSTPSLSLSSSSSTSSSSSDLPIDLSQVDTNEEEAAGIEISIIEDDDDDDDEVSISSEGGGSSKSERQGMSPLILELMTPQANSSSDDVMIHESNVHGMSSPKIQTMERFGGGYDPKRIPSSVFEISKTTTPMEWSAASNESLFSIHVGNSSFSRDNLFAYNDSVAKSGELTKSGDELVMFSPCTVSVPTVGLNRKSFEVENEFAGSAVVQNDGGGGMKEKTTKDTIKPPPPTTTADDTPSTTNKAPTAPLSSNSSSHSHQSDGSAASFAREHEKRIGKAR, encoded by the exons ATGGACATAGAAGGTGATGAAAACAAAAGCATTATAAATGTAGAGGCAATTGATAATGGAAGTGAAAGTATTATTAGTATATTCGAAATTTCTTCAGATTCAGTTGCCGAGACCCAATCACAACCATTGCTTGAGATATCCGATGACAATACAAGCACTAGTCACCCTGCAGATCATACTGATAAATTAGATTTTACAATAGATGTTAGTGGAAGTAGTAATAAGAAATTATTAGAGGAGCATGATGATGGGAGTGATAAGATTGAGTACTTAACACCACACATAATGTCTTCATCAACACCATCATTGTCATTGTCCTCTTCCTCTTCCACGTCATCATCTTCATCAGACTTGCCAATTGATCTTTCACAAGTAGACACAAATGAAGAAGAGGCTGCAGGTATTGAAATATCAATAatagaagatgatgatgatgatgatgatgaagtgaGCATTTCCAGTGAAGGTGGTGGTTCTTCCAAATCTGAGAGACAAGGGATGAGCCCTCTAATTCTGGAATTGATGACACCTCAAGCTAATTCATCTTCTGATGATGTTATGATTCACGAATCGAATGTTCATGGCATGTCATCTCCAAAAATACAGACGATGGAAAGGTTTGGTGGTGGTTATGATCCTAAGAGGATTCCATCTTCTGTGTTTGAAATAAGTAAAACCACAACGCCAATGGAATGGAGTGCGGCATCCAATGAGTCCTTGTTTAGCATTCACGTAGGGAATTCTAGTTTCTCAAGAGATAATTTGTTTGCTTATAACGATAGTGTTGCAAAGTCAGGGGAACTTACCAAATCAGGTGATGAATTAGTAATGTTCAGTCCTTGTACTGTTTCGGTTCCAACTGTGGGACTTAATAGAAAAAGTTTTGAAGTGGAGAATGAGTTTGCAGGATCAGCTGTTGTTCAGAATGATGGTGGCGGTGGGATGAAAGAGAAAACCACCAAGGACACAATAAAGCCGCCTCCCCCGACGACAACTGCAGATGATACTCCTAGCACGACAAATAAGGCACCAACGGCTCCCTTATCCTCCAATTCCTCTAGCCATTCTCACCAGTCTGATGGGAGTGCAGCAAGT TTTGCCAGGGAGCATGAAAAGCGAATCGGCAAGGCCAGATAA